A window of the Deltaproteobacteria bacterium genome harbors these coding sequences:
- a CDS encoding coproporphyrinogen III oxidase — MREKMEAMVRKAQDEVCEAVSKLDGTEFREDNWERPGGGGGTSRVIQGGNVFEKAGVNVSVVYGTLSEEAARSMGGGSELGNQDLDFFATGVSLVIHPHNPMAPTAHANFRYFERGDGSKPGSWWFGGGADLTPSYLFEEDCSHFHQTLKDACDAHDPTYYPEYKAWCDRYFHIKHRGETRGVGGIFFDNLKDKPAEQCLAFSEACAAS, encoded by the coding sequence ATGCGCGAAAAAATGGAGGCGATGGTTCGCAAGGCTCAAGACGAGGTTTGTGAAGCAGTCTCTAAGCTGGATGGAACTGAGTTTCGTGAAGACAACTGGGAGCGTCCCGGCGGCGGAGGCGGCACAAGCCGCGTGATTCAAGGCGGCAACGTTTTTGAAAAAGCTGGCGTGAACGTTTCCGTTGTCTACGGAACCCTCTCTGAAGAAGCCGCTCGTTCGATGGGCGGTGGTTCTGAGCTTGGAAATCAAGACCTTGATTTCTTTGCCACGGGCGTAAGCCTTGTCATTCATCCCCACAATCCAATGGCACCTACCGCTCACGCGAACTTTCGCTATTTTGAGCGTGGTGATGGCTCCAAGCCTGGCTCATGGTGGTTTGGGGGCGGAGCAGATCTTACGCCAAGCTATCTTTTTGAAGAAGATTGCAGTCATTTCCATCAAACGCTTAAAGACGCTTGTGACGCTCACGATCCTACTTATTACCCAGAGTACAAAGCATGGTGCGACCGATACTTTCACATCAAGCACCGGGGCGAGACGCGCGGTGTTGGCGGAATCTTCTTTGACAACCTCAAAGATAAGCCCGCTGAGCAATGTTTAGCGTTTAGCGAGGCCTGTGCCGCATC